A single Symbiobacterium thermophilum IAM 14863 DNA region contains:
- the argS gene encoding arginine--tRNA ligase encodes MRIVEQIKSEIRQALADAVSRAVAAGALVGPAPEVFLETPKAREHGDFATNLAMVMARQEKKAPRVIAQAIVDHLQTEGTWIESAEIAGPGFINLRLRQGWVHQVLPAIQAEGADYGKSDHGGKQRILLEYVSANPTGPMVLVQARAGAFGSSLARLLNWAGYECHTEFYVNDAGNQVKILARTVDLRAQELRGATVEIPEGYYPGEDVIDCARALLEQYPDFLEKPEEERLAFLERWAPEYFRSGHERVLRSYGVEFDRWFSERSLREAGAPARLVEWLKERGEAYEKDGAVWMRTTAYGDDKDRVLVKSDGEYTYFAADACYHKDKYDRGYATLIDILGQDHHGYLGRMKAMVECLGHPRDSLEILFTQMVRLFKDGQEFRMSKRRGNYVTLEDLLEQVSVDAARYFFLMRSLDTHMDFDLDLANLKSSDNPVFYVQYAHARICSILRQAREQGLEVPAASEVDTALLADESEVELMRKLAEFPEEIIGAADAREVHRIPRYLNELATLFHQFYSRCRVVSDDVPLSRARLLLVDCTRTVLANALGILGVSAPERM; translated from the coding sequence ATGCGTATTGTAGAGCAGATCAAGAGCGAGATCCGCCAGGCCCTGGCGGACGCAGTCTCCCGGGCCGTGGCGGCAGGCGCCCTGGTCGGTCCGGCCCCTGAGGTCTTCCTCGAGACGCCCAAAGCGCGGGAGCACGGCGACTTCGCGACCAACCTCGCCATGGTCATGGCCCGGCAGGAGAAGAAGGCGCCGCGGGTCATCGCGCAGGCGATCGTCGACCACCTGCAGACCGAGGGCACCTGGATCGAGTCCGCGGAGATCGCCGGCCCCGGCTTCATCAACCTGCGGCTGCGCCAGGGCTGGGTGCACCAGGTACTGCCGGCGATCCAGGCCGAGGGGGCCGATTACGGCAAGAGCGACCACGGCGGGAAGCAGCGGATCCTCCTGGAGTACGTCAGCGCCAACCCCACCGGGCCGATGGTGCTGGTGCAGGCCCGGGCCGGCGCGTTCGGGTCGTCCCTCGCCCGGCTCCTCAACTGGGCCGGGTACGAGTGCCACACCGAGTTCTACGTGAACGACGCGGGCAACCAGGTGAAGATCCTGGCCCGGACGGTCGACCTGCGGGCCCAGGAGCTGCGGGGCGCGACCGTCGAGATCCCCGAGGGCTACTATCCCGGCGAGGACGTGATCGACTGCGCCCGCGCCCTGCTCGAGCAGTACCCCGACTTCCTGGAGAAGCCGGAGGAGGAGCGGCTGGCCTTCCTGGAGCGCTGGGCCCCGGAGTACTTCCGCAGCGGCCACGAGCGGGTGCTCCGCAGCTACGGCGTCGAGTTCGACCGCTGGTTCAGTGAACGCTCGCTGCGGGAGGCCGGCGCCCCGGCCCGGCTGGTGGAGTGGCTGAAGGAGAGGGGCGAGGCCTACGAGAAGGACGGCGCCGTCTGGATGCGTACCACCGCCTACGGGGATGACAAAGACCGGGTGCTGGTCAAGTCCGACGGCGAGTACACCTACTTCGCCGCCGACGCCTGCTACCACAAGGACAAGTACGACCGGGGCTATGCCACGCTCATCGACATCCTCGGCCAGGATCACCACGGCTACCTCGGCCGCATGAAGGCGATGGTGGAGTGCCTGGGCCACCCCCGGGACTCGCTGGAGATCCTGTTCACGCAGATGGTCCGGCTCTTCAAGGACGGCCAGGAGTTCCGCATGTCCAAGCGCCGCGGCAACTACGTCACCCTGGAGGACCTGTTGGAGCAGGTCTCGGTGGATGCCGCCCGCTACTTCTTCCTGATGCGCAGCCTCGACACGCACATGGATTTCGACCTCGACCTGGCCAACCTGAAGTCCAGCGACAACCCGGTGTTCTACGTGCAGTACGCCCACGCCCGCATCTGCTCCATCCTGCGCCAGGCCAGGGAGCAGGGGCTGGAGGTGCCGGCCGCGTCGGAGGTGGACACGGCGCTCCTCGCCGACGAGTCCGAGGTGGAGCTGATGCGCAAGCTGGCCGAGTTCCCCGAGGAGATCATCGGTGCGGCCGACGCCCGGGAGGTGCACCGCATCCCCCGCTACCTGAACGAGTTGGCGACGCTGTTCCATCAGTTCTACAGCCGCTGCCGGGTGGTGTCGGACGACGTGCCGCTCAGCCGGGCCCGCCTGCTGCTGGTGGACTGCACCCGCACGGTGCTGGCCAACGCCCTGGGAATCCTGGGGGTTTCGGCGCCCGAGCGGATGTGA